Proteins found in one Primulina eburnea isolate SZY01 chromosome 16, ASM2296580v1, whole genome shotgun sequence genomic segment:
- the LOC140817338 gene encoding uncharacterized protein has protein sequence MGNSTRPKEKIEAMKKYKRAQFLYNLVLYSLTTLITFLFVSYPFWLPSAKHFFFVSLPENLSCFFDAKCFFILGNIIVSILVGESRLATQSSKLSTASDVYDEYVVRSKSFREVKSEAIGDDQREGGCVKGLNLEEKRIENEIYKEEKIMMACEIARDEKVVKRMKKVNIRRTKVDDLTKIPMEELNKRVEAFIERVNRQRSLENY, from the coding sequence ATGGGAAATTCAACGAGGCCCAAAGAGAAGATCGAagccatgaaaaaatataagaGGGCACAGTTTCTTTACAATCTTGTTCTCTATTCTCTAACAACTTTGATCACTTTCTTGTTTGTTTCATACCCCTTTTGGTTACCCTCCGCGAAGCACTTCTTCTTTGTTTCTCTTCCGGAGAATCTGTCCTGTTTCTTTGATGCCAAATGCTTCTTTATTTTGGGAAACATCATTGTGTCTATCCTCGTCGGAGAATCAAGGCTAGCAACTCAATCATCCAAGTTATCAACAGCTTCAGACGTTTACGATGAATATGTTGTAAGAAGCAAGAGTTTTCGCGAGGTTAAATCCGAAGCCATTGGCGATGATCAAAGAGAAGGGGGATGCGTGAAGGGATTGAATCTTGAGGAGAAAAGGattgaaaatgaaatatacaAAGAAGAGAAGATCATGATGGCTTGCGAGATTGCTAGGGATGAAAAGGTTGTGAAAAGGATGAAAAAAGTTAATATTCGTAGGACAAAAGTAGACGATCTTACCAAAATTCCTATGGAGGAGCTAAACAAAAGAGTGGAGGCTTTTATTGAAAGGGTTAACAGACAAAGGTCGCTCGAAAACTACTag